Proteins encoded together in one Triticum dicoccoides isolate Atlit2015 ecotype Zavitan chromosome 7B, WEW_v2.0, whole genome shotgun sequence window:
- the LOC119335771 gene encoding E2F transcription factor-like E2FE isoform X2, whose translation MDPAAAAGAPAAAAQPPPPPPPPYLPPRLVIDGAGGGSGAAARACRHHAYSRKQKSLGLLCSNFVALYDRDDVETVGLDDAARRLGVERRRIYDIVNVLESVGILVRRAKNRYTWIGFEGVPAALKELKERTLREMSGLAPPPEESSAANVSDDEDDDDKLGDADGDADSEKLSQSLDNASDKPDVPMCPPRSDHRKEKSLGLLTQNFVKLFLTMEVETVSLDEAARLLLGERHAESNMRTKVRRLYDIANVLSSLNLIEKTQQVDSRKPAFRWLGQAKRKEGATVTVALPPSRKIMSSKRAFGTDITNIDNKRGKLVLETENKPKLMQGGSSMLKTFESQLGQGKSSGFVYGPFHPAGARKHEVDDQTVRENEMKNIQDWESLAVSFRPQYQNHALSDLFGHYVEAWKSWYLDLTRDSTS comes from the exons atggaccccgccgccgccgccggggctCCGGCGGCCGCTGCGCAGCCACCGCCCCCCCCTCCTCCTCCTTACCTGCCCCCGCGGCTGGTCATCGACGGCGCCGGAGGCGGCTCGGGCGCCGCCGCGAGGGCCTGCCGGCACCACGCCTACAGCCGCAAGCAGAAGTCCCTCGGCCTCCTCTGCTCCAA CTTCGTGGCGCTGTACGACCGGGACGACGTGGAGACGGTGGGGCTGGACGACGCCGCCAGGCGGCTCGGCGTCGAGAGGCGCCGGATCTACGACATCGTCAACGTGCTCGAGAGCGTCGGG ATTCTCGTGAGGAGGGCCAAGAATCGGTACACATGGATCGGATTTGAGGGCGTCCCTGCCGCGCTCAAGGAGCTCAAG GAGAGGACACTGAGAGAGATGTCTGGATTAGCTCCGCCACCGGAGGAATCATCTGctgccaat GTGTCggacgatgaagacgacgatgataAATTGGGCGATGCAGATGGGGACGCCGACAGCGAGAAGCTTAGCCAGTCCCTCGACAATGCTTCTGATAAGCCTGACGTGCCCATGTGCCCACCTAGATCTG ACCATAGGAAGGAGAAGTCGCTTGGGCTGCTCACGCAGAATTTTGTCAAGCTCTTCCTCACCATGGAG GTTGAGACAGTCTCACTTGATGAGGCTGCAAGGCTGCTCCTTGGAGAGAGACATGCCGAGAGCAATATGAGAA CTAAGGTTCGTCGACTGTATGACATTGCCAATGTGCTATCTTCTTTGAACCTCATTGAGAAG ACACAGCAGGTGGACTCCAGAAAACCTGCATTCCGGTGGCTCGGTCAGGCAAAGCGAAAGGAAGGTGCCACTGTCACGGTTGCTTTACCACCATCCAGGAAGATTATGTCTAGCAAGAGGGCATTTGGTACCGACATCACAAACATTGACAATAAGAGGGGCAAGTTAGTCTTGGAAACAGAGAACAAACCCAAACTCATGCAGGGTGGCAGCAGCATGTTGAAAACTTTCGAGAGTCAGCTCGGGCAAGGGAAGAGTAGTGGCTTTGTTTATGGGCCCTTCCACCCTGCTGGTGCAAGGAAACATGAAGTTGATGATCAGACGGTGAGGGAGAATGAGATGAAGAACATTCAAGACTGGGAGAGTCTCGCTGTTTCATTCCGTCCACAGTACCAAAATCACG CGCTGAGTGATCTTTTTGGCCATTATGTTGAAGCATGGAAATCATGGTACTTGGATCTTACACGGGATTCGACCTCATGA
- the LOC119335771 gene encoding E2F transcription factor-like E2FE isoform X1 yields the protein MDPAAAAGAPAAAAQPPPPPPPPYLPPRLVIDGAGGGSGAAARACRHHAYSRKQKSLGLLCSNFVALYDRDDVETVGLDDAARRLGVERRRIYDIVNVLESVGILVRRAKNRYTWIGFEGVPAALKELKERTLREMSGLAPPPEESSAANVSDDEDDDDKLGDADGDADSEKLSQSLDNASDKPDVPMCPPRSVDHRKEKSLGLLTQNFVKLFLTMEVETVSLDEAARLLLGERHAESNMRTKVRRLYDIANVLSSLNLIEKTQQVDSRKPAFRWLGQAKRKEGATVTVALPPSRKIMSSKRAFGTDITNIDNKRGKLVLETENKPKLMQGGSSMLKTFESQLGQGKSSGFVYGPFHPAGARKHEVDDQTVRENEMKNIQDWESLAVSFRPQYQNHALSDLFGHYVEAWKSWYLDLTRDSTS from the exons atggaccccgccgccgccgccggggctCCGGCGGCCGCTGCGCAGCCACCGCCCCCCCCTCCTCCTCCTTACCTGCCCCCGCGGCTGGTCATCGACGGCGCCGGAGGCGGCTCGGGCGCCGCCGCGAGGGCCTGCCGGCACCACGCCTACAGCCGCAAGCAGAAGTCCCTCGGCCTCCTCTGCTCCAA CTTCGTGGCGCTGTACGACCGGGACGACGTGGAGACGGTGGGGCTGGACGACGCCGCCAGGCGGCTCGGCGTCGAGAGGCGCCGGATCTACGACATCGTCAACGTGCTCGAGAGCGTCGGG ATTCTCGTGAGGAGGGCCAAGAATCGGTACACATGGATCGGATTTGAGGGCGTCCCTGCCGCGCTCAAGGAGCTCAAG GAGAGGACACTGAGAGAGATGTCTGGATTAGCTCCGCCACCGGAGGAATCATCTGctgccaat GTGTCggacgatgaagacgacgatgataAATTGGGCGATGCAGATGGGGACGCCGACAGCGAGAAGCTTAGCCAGTCCCTCGACAATGCTTCTGATAAGCCTGACGTGCCCATGTGCCCACCTAGATCTG TAGACCATAGGAAGGAGAAGTCGCTTGGGCTGCTCACGCAGAATTTTGTCAAGCTCTTCCTCACCATGGAG GTTGAGACAGTCTCACTTGATGAGGCTGCAAGGCTGCTCCTTGGAGAGAGACATGCCGAGAGCAATATGAGAA CTAAGGTTCGTCGACTGTATGACATTGCCAATGTGCTATCTTCTTTGAACCTCATTGAGAAG ACACAGCAGGTGGACTCCAGAAAACCTGCATTCCGGTGGCTCGGTCAGGCAAAGCGAAAGGAAGGTGCCACTGTCACGGTTGCTTTACCACCATCCAGGAAGATTATGTCTAGCAAGAGGGCATTTGGTACCGACATCACAAACATTGACAATAAGAGGGGCAAGTTAGTCTTGGAAACAGAGAACAAACCCAAACTCATGCAGGGTGGCAGCAGCATGTTGAAAACTTTCGAGAGTCAGCTCGGGCAAGGGAAGAGTAGTGGCTTTGTTTATGGGCCCTTCCACCCTGCTGGTGCAAGGAAACATGAAGTTGATGATCAGACGGTGAGGGAGAATGAGATGAAGAACATTCAAGACTGGGAGAGTCTCGCTGTTTCATTCCGTCCACAGTACCAAAATCACG CGCTGAGTGATCTTTTTGGCCATTATGTTGAAGCATGGAAATCATGGTACTTGGATCTTACACGGGATTCGACCTCATGA
- the LOC119335772 gene encoding uncharacterized protein LOC119335772 produces MASKWVRPEVYPLFAATGVAIGICAFSLLRNITGNPEVRVNKMGRAAGVLENHEEGRRYAEHGLRAYVQDKTPEIMPGINKFFTSPK; encoded by the exons ATGGCCAGCAAGTGGGTCAGGCCCGAG GTGTACCCGCTGTTCGCGGCCACGGGCGTCGCCATCGGCATCTGCGCCTTCAGCCTCCTCCGCAACATCACCGGCAACCCAGAAGTCAG GGTCAACAAGATGGGGAGGGCAGCGGGAGTGCTTGAGAACCATGAGGAGGGCAGGCGCTACGCCGAGCATGGCCTCAGAGCCTATGTGCAGGACAAGACCCCCGAGATCATGCCAGGAATCAACAAGTTCTTCACCAGCCCGAAATGA